The following nucleotide sequence is from Roseivirga sp. BDSF3-8.
GAGGATTGTCTGGAAGCTTTACCCTTTCTTTTTTGTCATATACCTCCCGGATCTCACAACAGAAACGAAGAAAGCTATACGCTGTCCGGACATCTTCACCCTGGAGTGAAACTTCAAGGCTTCGGAAGGCAGTCCGAGACCCTGCCTTGTTTTCACTTTGGTAATGATGGTGCTGTATTACCTGCTTTCGGAAGGTTTACTGGTTTAAGCAGAATAAAACCTGCCCCGGGGGATAAGATTTTTGCCATTGCCGGAACCCGTGTAATTTCCTTCTGATTAATAAAAAAGAAGCCCGGTTTTTATATATCAAGCACACTTCATTACTTCTCCTTACATCACTTATTGGCAAATGATGAGGAAAAAATGCTATTTAGAGGTTACTATTTTTAAACAGGGAGTATAAACACTTGAAGCGGTACAATGAAGGATAAGGAAATCCTTTCCAAAATCCATAAAGGAGATGAGCGTGCCCTGGACTATCTGTATAAGAAGCATTATCGCATGATGGTCCGCATGATCATTTCCAATAACGGTACTGAACAGGAGGCACAGGACATTTATCAGGATGCCCTAATTGTTTTCTGGCAAAAGGCCGCGTCAGGTGAATTAGTACTCACCTCTAAAATAAGTACTTATTTGTATAGCATTTGTCTGAACCTCTGGAGAAAAGAGCTTGATCGTAAGAGCCGATTATCAAATGAGGAAAAAGACGGTGAAGAGTATATGGATAATGATCGTGAAGAACGTGTGAGAATTATTCATGATTGCATTGCCCAGTTGGGCGATACTTGTCAAAAACTGCTGACGCTTTACTATTTTGATGGTTTATCTATGGAAGATATAGCTGTAAAGATAGGTTTGGCTAATAGCGATACAGCAAAAACAAAAAAGTATAAATGCAAAAAGCGCCTTGATTCACTAGTAAAAAGTAAATACTCGGCGAGCGACTTTTTGGATTAGAATGAGCGAAAATTTTTACCATAGCGACAAAATCGACGCCTACTTCAACCAGGCTATGAGCGAAGGCGAACGACAGTTATTTGAGCAACAGGTAGCACAGGATCCCTTGCTCAGAAATGAGTTCGATTTACAGCAGGATATTATCGAGTCTCTTAAAGAAACCCGCCGGGTTGAGCTAAAGAGTCGATTACAAAATATTCCCACACCGGGCACAGGGCTTATTTCTGTTCCTGCTCAGTTTATAGGTGGGGCAATGCTCGTGGGCGTTTTAGCCCTGGTAGGTTATTTCATGTGGGAAGATCCATTTGCAGAGCAGCAGGATCAAATTGACCTTACAGCAAATAACTTATTCATCATTGAGCAACAGGACATTCCAGCGCGTCCACAGGTAGTATTAATACCTGAAGATAAGGCGGAGGATGAAAGCATACCAGAATATAAAGCAGGTTTAATAAAGGACGAGGTAACTGCATCCCTGAACCTGACTGACAAAGCAAGCTCACGAACAGAAGAGGTAAGCGAGCCAACAGCAAGTATAGACTTACCGAACTTAATGGAGGATTCGGAAGGTGATGGCGATGCTATCGATAATACGCAGATTGAACTACCTGAAAGCGGTCTTGATCCGCTTGAAGAGAACCTCACGGACAATGTAGAGATAGAGCATATTTCTACCAAAAGTGAAAAGCGTCAATACCAGTTCTATAATGGTAAGCTTTATCTCTATGGCTCTTTTGGAAGTGTGCCGTATGAAATTCTGGAAATTAATGGAAAAAAGGGCAAATCATATTACCTGTACCATAATGAACTATACTACAGGCTAAACAGCAACCAAATGGATATCAAGCCATTGCTGGAAATAACAAATAAGAAAATTGTCCGCGAGCTGGATATCGTTCGCACCAATAAGTAATAACTTCTATCTAATAGAATAAAGTCGTCCGCTCTCTTGCGGGCGACTTTTTTAATTATCCCCTATTCATGCCCCCCTCAATCTTGGTCTTCCTTAACGTTTTTTAACCGCCCTCTCCCTGTTATGTGGCGTATAACCTATATCTTGCAGGCCATATACCAAAACAGGCATCATATAGGTTAGTCTTTTAGAATTATTAACTTTGGCCCTGGCATGGATGATAAAGCAAAAAAGTACCGTAAGAAAAAGAAGCTGGGCAGCTACCCTTTTATTAGTGTAGTATTCAGCATCACGATGGCCCTGTTTGTTATGGGACTATTTGGCTTGCTTATTCTCCACGCACAAGCACTAAAGAAGGGGATAAAGGAAAATGTAGAGATGCAGGTATACCTGAATCAATACATAACCGACACAGAGCAGCAGCGTATCTTAAAAACGCTCGAAAGTAAACCCTACGTACTTAACCGAAATGACGAGCCTGTCATTGCTTTTATAAGTAAAGAGGAAGCAGCTAAAGACCTGGTCGAAGGTACCGGTGAAGAGTTTGTGGAACTACTCGGAGAAAATCCGCTGCGGGATGCTTACGTAATAAACATAGCTGAGTCATTTCAGGACCCTGATCGCCTGGAGGGTGTCCGGGAAGAAACTGAAAACATTAGCGGGGTATTCGAGGTGACCTATAAC
It contains:
- a CDS encoding RNA polymerase sigma factor; amino-acid sequence: MKDKEILSKIHKGDERALDYLYKKHYRMMVRMIISNNGTEQEAQDIYQDALIVFWQKAASGELVLTSKISTYLYSICLNLWRKELDRKSRLSNEEKDGEEYMDNDREERVRIIHDCIAQLGDTCQKLLTLYYFDGLSMEDIAVKIGLANSDTAKTKKYKCKKRLDSLVKSKYSASDFLD
- a CDS encoding cell division protein FtsX, yielding MDDKAKKYRKKKKLGSYPFISVVFSITMALFVMGLFGLLILHAQALKKGIKENVEMQVYLNQYITDTEQQRILKTLESKPYVLNRNDEPVIAFISKEEAAKDLVEGTGEEFVELLGENPLRDAYVINIAESFQDPDRLEGVREETENISGVFEVTYNRNMISSINENLTKVSIVIAAFAVILLLVVVILINNTMKLALFSQRFLIRSMQLVGATGGFIRKPFIKRATIHGAVSGVLACALLAGLLYYGTRTISDLEKLQDRESILILFGVLIITGAFIGLLSTFRSVNKYLKMSLDELY